Proteins from one Telopea speciosissima isolate NSW1024214 ecotype Mountain lineage chromosome 1, Tspe_v1, whole genome shotgun sequence genomic window:
- the LOC122663355 gene encoding isopentenyl-diphosphate Delta-isomerase I-like gives MSGSVTSPLLSLTSRAGAVVAAPNLSIQNPCNPNHLLIVSLSSSDPSLRIGYKRNPLPLSFPTLTARFNSSSSSSFSVVANASAVPSTKMADVTDSAMDAVQRRLMFEDECILVDENDKVVGHDSKYNCHLMEKIESENLLHRAFSVFLFNSKYELLLQQRSATKVTFPLVWTNTCCSHPLYRESELIVENHLGVRNAAQRKLFDELGIAASDVPVDDFTPLGRILYKAPSDGKWGEHELDYLLFIVRDVDVNPNPDEVADVRYVNRDELKELLRKADAGEEGLKLSPWFRLVVDNFLFKWWDHVEKGTLEQAVDMEKIHKLT, from the exons ATGTCGGGTTCTGTAACGTCTCCTCTGCTAAGCCTGACAAGCCGAGCAGGGGCAGTAGTCGCAGCTCCGAACCTTTCAATTCAAAATCCTTGTAATCCCAATCATTTGTTAATAGTTTCCTTATCTTCCTCAGACCCATCTCTCAGAATCGGCTATAAAAGAAAcccccttcctctttctttcccaaCTCTTACTGCCCGTTTCAActcttcttcgtcttcatctTTTTCTGTTGTTGCCAACGCCTCCGCAGTTCCTTCGACGAAGATGGCTGACGTCACTGATTCCGCTatggatgccgttcagaggcgcCTCATGTTTGAGGATGA AtgcattttggtggatgagaatgATAAAGTTGTAGGACATGATTCAAAGTATAATT GTCATTTAATGGAAAAGATCGAGTCTGAGAATTTGCTCCATCGGGCATTCAGTGTCTTTTTGTTCAACTCGAAGTATGAATTGTTGCTTCAG CAACGCTCTGCTACAAAGGTTACATTTCCCTTAGTTTGGACAAACACCTGTTGTAGCCATCCTCTGTATCGTGAATCGGAGCTGATCGTGGAAAACCACCTTG GAGTACGTAATGCTGCTCAAAGGAAATTATTCGATGAATTGGGCATCGCTGCCTCTGATGTACCTGTGGATGACTTCACCCCCCTAGGGAGGATACTGTACAAAGCTCCATCCGATGGAAAATGGGGAGAACATGAAC TTGACTACCTTCTCTTCATTGTAAGAGACGTTGATGTGAATCCCAACCCTGATGAAGTTGCTGATGTTCGTTATGTTAATCGTGATGAGCTGAAGGAGCTTTTGCGGAAAGCAGATGCAGGTGAGGAAGGGCTGAAGCTGTCCCCCTGGTTCCGGCTTGTGGTGGACAACTTTCTGTTCAAATGGTGGGATCATGTTGAGAAGGGGACCCTGGAGCAAGCAGTGGACATGGAGAAAATACATAAGCTCACTTAG
- the LOC122648885 gene encoding poly(A)-specific ribonuclease PARN-like isoform X1: MSRLLQRRFLCSRGSSNSNKNSNQQQWKVKQVTKSNFSEALEEIKKHIQDSDFIAVSSQKSGAFSAPWRRVLPFDTPETAYCKAKDAAEKFQLFQFAVCPFSIKESKVIAFPYNFHLFPRDELNIGMPAYSFSCQTSYLTSMAREGFDFNVCIYDGISYLSRVQESSAKDRIGNPISRIHPVKSSLAQSVADSVFLERTRSRVRHWINACKDPIPKKGTDDALIKSLRKLILGEMFGSRPCMSIDICSERQVELVLEMLNEFSDLIGLIIPDKSGGPKAVRVVLTSSEEDKKLLECVIVVLFGRGSLKILKRRKTSEFVAFERLSMQYLCPRNLLLPTTVLMGFNDAELTFIHSKFLAPLPQSMSEFMCSLRFAFPCILDVNHLLKEIGPLKKAKNLPAAMSYLKRQFFAPLDMEIPHQGFSEQEHEGKNHGHNVLRITHLFAKLCLILKVTRDSNETVNDDLNNAMESYANNFNPFCTSVQEPIDGEGMVWMDNTRKVSTEDLAFLWGFRSGMSAGVLKSIFRGSHDVFSEDFEVRLVDKSCAIVVFWTPGSAKVLLNVLGSGAVGSDGLTEMISEGLRGAGYELYKRICRLGLWESDLAESLDRALEEPIPDVLGADSTKDLSEIYWSNDVIKLEDL; this comes from the exons ATGTCTCGGCTTCTGCAAAGACGTTTCCTCTGTAGCAGAGGCAGTAGCAACAGCAACAAGAACTCAAATCAGCAGCAATGGAAGGTAAAGCAGGTAACGAAGTCGAACTTCTCAGAGGCTCTGGAGGAGATCAAGAAGCATATCCAAGATTCAGATTTCATTGCCGTTTCGTCGCAGAAGAGCGGGGCCTTCTCTGCTCCTTGGCGTCGAGTGTTGCCATTCGACACCCCTGAGACTGCCTACTGTAAAGCCAAAGATGCTGCTGAGAAATTTCAGCTCTTTCAGTTCGCCGTTTGCCCTTTTTCCATAAAAGAATCCAAGGTCATCGCCTTCCc ATACAACTTTCATTTGTTTCCGAGGGATGAGTTGAATATAGGCATGCCAGCTTACAGTTTTTCATGTCAAACATCGTATTTGACGTCTATGGCTCGGGAAGGTTTTGATTTTAATGTCTGCATATATGATG GTATATCATACTTATCCAGAGTACAAGAATCCAGTGCAAAAGATAGGATTGGGAATCCTATTTCTAGGATCCATCCAGTGAAATCTTCTTTGGCCCAATCTGTTGCTGATTCCGTGTTCTTGGAAAGGACTAGGTCAAGAGTTAGACATTGGATAAATGCATGTAAAGATCCAATTCCAAAGAAGGGAACTGATG ATGCTCTTATCAAATCACTGAGGAAGCTTATCTTAGGTGAAATGTTTGGGTCAAGACCGTGCATGAGTATAGATATTTGCAGTGAACGTCAAGTAGAGCTGGTGCTGGAG ATGTTGAATGAATTCTCTGATCTTATAGGTCTAATTATCCCAGACAAGAGTGGGGGACCCAAGGCAGTACGAGTGGTACTGACAAGTTCTGAAGAGGACAAGAAACTTCTTGAG TGCGTAATTGTAGTTTTGTTTGGTAGAGGGAGCTTGAAAATATTGAAGAGGAGGAAAACAAGCGAGTTCGTGGCTTTCGAGAGGTTATCGATGCAGTATCTGTGTCCCAGAAACCTATTGTTGCCTACAACTGTCTTAATG GGATTCAATGATGCAGAGTTaacattcattcattcaaaatTCCTTGCTCCTCTGCCTCAGAGCATGAGTGAGTTCATGTGCTCCTTGCGCTTTGCTTTTCCATGCATCCTTGATGTCAACCATTTGTTGAAAGAAATTGGTCCTcttaaaaaggcaaaaaacTTGCCTGCAGCCATGTCCTACTTGAAGAGACAATTCTTTGCGCCCCTTGACATGGAAATTCCACACCAAG GTTTCTCGGAGCAGGAACATGAAGGCAAGAACCACGGGCATAATGTTCTAAGAATAACACATTTGTTTGCCAAACTCTGCTTGATACTAAAAGTAACTCGTGATTCTAACGAAACAGTGAATGATGATCTGAATAATGCCATGGAAAGCTATGCAAACAATTTCAATCCCTTCTGTACCAGTGTCCAAGAACCAATTGATGGAGAAGGCATGGTGTGGATGGATAATACAAGAAAAGTGAGCACTGAAGACCTAGCTTTCTTGTGGGGATTCAGAAGTGGGATGTCTGCTGGAGTATTGAAAAGCATATTCCGTGGATCCCATGATGTGTTCTCTGAAGATTTTGAGGTTCGGTTAGTGGACAAAAGTTGCGCTATTGTTGTTTTCTGGACACCTGGTTCAGCTAAGGTCTTACTCAATGTGCTGGGTTCTGGGGCAGTTGGTTCTGATGGTTTGACGGAAATGATTTCAGAAGGTCTTAGAGGAGCTGGCTATGAGTTATATAAGAGAATATGCAGATTAGGTTTATGGGAATCAGATTTAGCTGAATCATTGGACAGAGCCTTGGAAGAGCCTATCCCCGATGTCTTGGGAGCCGATTCCACAAAAGATCTGTCAGAGATATACTGGAGCAATGATGTGATTAAGCTTGAAGATCTTTGA
- the LOC122648885 gene encoding poly(A)-specific ribonuclease PARN-like isoform X3, with the protein MSRLLQRRFLCSRGSSNSNKNSNQQQWKVKQVTKSNFSEALEEIKKHIQDSDFIAVSSQKSGAFSAPWRRVLPFDTPETAYCKAKDAAEKFQLFQFAVCPFSIKESKVIAFPYNFHLFPRDELNIGMPAYSFSCQTSYLTSMAREGFDFNVCIYDGISYLSRVQESSAKDRIGNPISRIHPVKSSLAQSVADSVFLERTRSRVRHWINACKDPIPKKGTDDALIKSLRKLILGEMFGSRPCMSIDICSERQVELMLNEFSDLIGLIIPDKSGGPKAVRVVLTSSEEDKKLLERELENIEEEENKRVRGFREVIDAVSVSQKPIVAYNCLNELTFIHSKFLAPLPQSMSEFMCSLRFAFPCILDVNHLLKEIGPLKKAKNLPAAMSYLKRQFFAPLDMEIPHQGFSEQEHEGKNHGHNVLRITHLFAKLCLILKVTRDSNETVNDDLNNAMESYANNFNPFCTSVQEPIDGEGMVWMDNTRKVSTEDLAFLWGFRSGMSAGVLKSIFRGSHDVFSEDFEVRLVDKSCAIVVFWTPGSAKVLLNVLGSGAVGSDGLTEMISEGLRGAGYELYKRICRLGLWESDLAESLDRALEEPIPDVLGADSTKDLSEIYWSNDVIKLEDL; encoded by the exons ATGTCTCGGCTTCTGCAAAGACGTTTCCTCTGTAGCAGAGGCAGTAGCAACAGCAACAAGAACTCAAATCAGCAGCAATGGAAGGTAAAGCAGGTAACGAAGTCGAACTTCTCAGAGGCTCTGGAGGAGATCAAGAAGCATATCCAAGATTCAGATTTCATTGCCGTTTCGTCGCAGAAGAGCGGGGCCTTCTCTGCTCCTTGGCGTCGAGTGTTGCCATTCGACACCCCTGAGACTGCCTACTGTAAAGCCAAAGATGCTGCTGAGAAATTTCAGCTCTTTCAGTTCGCCGTTTGCCCTTTTTCCATAAAAGAATCCAAGGTCATCGCCTTCCc ATACAACTTTCATTTGTTTCCGAGGGATGAGTTGAATATAGGCATGCCAGCTTACAGTTTTTCATGTCAAACATCGTATTTGACGTCTATGGCTCGGGAAGGTTTTGATTTTAATGTCTGCATATATGATG GTATATCATACTTATCCAGAGTACAAGAATCCAGTGCAAAAGATAGGATTGGGAATCCTATTTCTAGGATCCATCCAGTGAAATCTTCTTTGGCCCAATCTGTTGCTGATTCCGTGTTCTTGGAAAGGACTAGGTCAAGAGTTAGACATTGGATAAATGCATGTAAAGATCCAATTCCAAAGAAGGGAACTGATG ATGCTCTTATCAAATCACTGAGGAAGCTTATCTTAGGTGAAATGTTTGGGTCAAGACCGTGCATGAGTATAGATATTTGCAGTGAACGTCAAGTAGAGCTG ATGTTGAATGAATTCTCTGATCTTATAGGTCTAATTATCCCAGACAAGAGTGGGGGACCCAAGGCAGTACGAGTGGTACTGACAAGTTCTGAAGAGGACAAGAAACTTCTTGAG AGGGAGCTTGAAAATATTGAAGAGGAGGAAAACAAGCGAGTTCGTGGCTTTCGAGAGGTTATCGATGCAGTATCTGTGTCCCAGAAACCTATTGTTGCCTACAACTGTCTTAATG AGTTaacattcattcattcaaaatTCCTTGCTCCTCTGCCTCAGAGCATGAGTGAGTTCATGTGCTCCTTGCGCTTTGCTTTTCCATGCATCCTTGATGTCAACCATTTGTTGAAAGAAATTGGTCCTcttaaaaaggcaaaaaacTTGCCTGCAGCCATGTCCTACTTGAAGAGACAATTCTTTGCGCCCCTTGACATGGAAATTCCACACCAAG GTTTCTCGGAGCAGGAACATGAAGGCAAGAACCACGGGCATAATGTTCTAAGAATAACACATTTGTTTGCCAAACTCTGCTTGATACTAAAAGTAACTCGTGATTCTAACGAAACAGTGAATGATGATCTGAATAATGCCATGGAAAGCTATGCAAACAATTTCAATCCCTTCTGTACCAGTGTCCAAGAACCAATTGATGGAGAAGGCATGGTGTGGATGGATAATACAAGAAAAGTGAGCACTGAAGACCTAGCTTTCTTGTGGGGATTCAGAAGTGGGATGTCTGCTGGAGTATTGAAAAGCATATTCCGTGGATCCCATGATGTGTTCTCTGAAGATTTTGAGGTTCGGTTAGTGGACAAAAGTTGCGCTATTGTTGTTTTCTGGACACCTGGTTCAGCTAAGGTCTTACTCAATGTGCTGGGTTCTGGGGCAGTTGGTTCTGATGGTTTGACGGAAATGATTTCAGAAGGTCTTAGAGGAGCTGGCTATGAGTTATATAAGAGAATATGCAGATTAGGTTTATGGGAATCAGATTTAGCTGAATCATTGGACAGAGCCTTGGAAGAGCCTATCCCCGATGTCTTGGGAGCCGATTCCACAAAAGATCTGTCAGAGATATACTGGAGCAATGATGTGATTAAGCTTGAAGATCTTTGA
- the LOC122648885 gene encoding poly(A)-specific ribonuclease PARN-like isoform X2: protein MSRLLQRRFLCSRGSSNSNKNSNQQQWKVKQVTKSNFSEALEEIKKHIQDSDFIAVSSQKSGAFSAPWRRVLPFDTPETAYCKAKDAAEKFQLFQFAVCPFSIKESKVIAFPYNFHLFPRDELNIGMPAYSFSCQTSYLTSMAREGFDFNVCIYDGISYLSRVQESSAKDRIGNPISRIHPVKSSLAQSVADSVFLERTRSRVRHWINACKDPIPKKGTDDALIKSLRKLILGEMFGSRPCMSIDICSERQVELVLEMLNEFSDLIGLIIPDKSGGPKAVRVVLTSSEEDKKLLERELENIEEEENKRVRGFREVIDAVSVSQKPIVAYNCLNELTFIHSKFLAPLPQSMSEFMCSLRFAFPCILDVNHLLKEIGPLKKAKNLPAAMSYLKRQFFAPLDMEIPHQGFSEQEHEGKNHGHNVLRITHLFAKLCLILKVTRDSNETVNDDLNNAMESYANNFNPFCTSVQEPIDGEGMVWMDNTRKVSTEDLAFLWGFRSGMSAGVLKSIFRGSHDVFSEDFEVRLVDKSCAIVVFWTPGSAKVLLNVLGSGAVGSDGLTEMISEGLRGAGYELYKRICRLGLWESDLAESLDRALEEPIPDVLGADSTKDLSEIYWSNDVIKLEDL, encoded by the exons ATGTCTCGGCTTCTGCAAAGACGTTTCCTCTGTAGCAGAGGCAGTAGCAACAGCAACAAGAACTCAAATCAGCAGCAATGGAAGGTAAAGCAGGTAACGAAGTCGAACTTCTCAGAGGCTCTGGAGGAGATCAAGAAGCATATCCAAGATTCAGATTTCATTGCCGTTTCGTCGCAGAAGAGCGGGGCCTTCTCTGCTCCTTGGCGTCGAGTGTTGCCATTCGACACCCCTGAGACTGCCTACTGTAAAGCCAAAGATGCTGCTGAGAAATTTCAGCTCTTTCAGTTCGCCGTTTGCCCTTTTTCCATAAAAGAATCCAAGGTCATCGCCTTCCc ATACAACTTTCATTTGTTTCCGAGGGATGAGTTGAATATAGGCATGCCAGCTTACAGTTTTTCATGTCAAACATCGTATTTGACGTCTATGGCTCGGGAAGGTTTTGATTTTAATGTCTGCATATATGATG GTATATCATACTTATCCAGAGTACAAGAATCCAGTGCAAAAGATAGGATTGGGAATCCTATTTCTAGGATCCATCCAGTGAAATCTTCTTTGGCCCAATCTGTTGCTGATTCCGTGTTCTTGGAAAGGACTAGGTCAAGAGTTAGACATTGGATAAATGCATGTAAAGATCCAATTCCAAAGAAGGGAACTGATG ATGCTCTTATCAAATCACTGAGGAAGCTTATCTTAGGTGAAATGTTTGGGTCAAGACCGTGCATGAGTATAGATATTTGCAGTGAACGTCAAGTAGAGCTGGTGCTGGAG ATGTTGAATGAATTCTCTGATCTTATAGGTCTAATTATCCCAGACAAGAGTGGGGGACCCAAGGCAGTACGAGTGGTACTGACAAGTTCTGAAGAGGACAAGAAACTTCTTGAG AGGGAGCTTGAAAATATTGAAGAGGAGGAAAACAAGCGAGTTCGTGGCTTTCGAGAGGTTATCGATGCAGTATCTGTGTCCCAGAAACCTATTGTTGCCTACAACTGTCTTAATG AGTTaacattcattcattcaaaatTCCTTGCTCCTCTGCCTCAGAGCATGAGTGAGTTCATGTGCTCCTTGCGCTTTGCTTTTCCATGCATCCTTGATGTCAACCATTTGTTGAAAGAAATTGGTCCTcttaaaaaggcaaaaaacTTGCCTGCAGCCATGTCCTACTTGAAGAGACAATTCTTTGCGCCCCTTGACATGGAAATTCCACACCAAG GTTTCTCGGAGCAGGAACATGAAGGCAAGAACCACGGGCATAATGTTCTAAGAATAACACATTTGTTTGCCAAACTCTGCTTGATACTAAAAGTAACTCGTGATTCTAACGAAACAGTGAATGATGATCTGAATAATGCCATGGAAAGCTATGCAAACAATTTCAATCCCTTCTGTACCAGTGTCCAAGAACCAATTGATGGAGAAGGCATGGTGTGGATGGATAATACAAGAAAAGTGAGCACTGAAGACCTAGCTTTCTTGTGGGGATTCAGAAGTGGGATGTCTGCTGGAGTATTGAAAAGCATATTCCGTGGATCCCATGATGTGTTCTCTGAAGATTTTGAGGTTCGGTTAGTGGACAAAAGTTGCGCTATTGTTGTTTTCTGGACACCTGGTTCAGCTAAGGTCTTACTCAATGTGCTGGGTTCTGGGGCAGTTGGTTCTGATGGTTTGACGGAAATGATTTCAGAAGGTCTTAGAGGAGCTGGCTATGAGTTATATAAGAGAATATGCAGATTAGGTTTATGGGAATCAGATTTAGCTGAATCATTGGACAGAGCCTTGGAAGAGCCTATCCCCGATGTCTTGGGAGCCGATTCCACAAAAGATCTGTCAGAGATATACTGGAGCAATGATGTGATTAAGCTTGAAGATCTTTGA